The Arachis hypogaea cultivar Tifrunner chromosome 14, arahy.Tifrunner.gnm2.J5K5, whole genome shotgun sequence genome has a segment encoding these proteins:
- the LOC112798128 gene encoding triphosphate tunnel metalloenzyme 3-like, with translation MEVEIKLRLQDSASHQKLSKLLSQFHTKTLIQENIFFDGTNSELTSNLAVLRVRFYDMDQNCVLSLKAKPMISGGVSRMEEHEEPFDPVLGRACIAEPWRLLSVDNSKVLRRVRDEYGFGASGVVCLGGFRNLRAVHEWRGLKLELDETNYDFGTNYELECESADPEKHKELLEDFLKENGVQYSYSNVSKFAIFQSRKLPQ, from the exons ATGGAAGTAGAGATTAAGCTTCGGCTACAAGATTCAGCATCTCACCAGAAGCTTTCCAAGTTGCTCTCTCAATTTCACACCAAAACTTTAATACAAGAAAACATCTTCTTTGATGGAACAAACTCAGAGCTCACCTCCAACCTTGCGGTTCTCCGAGTCCGGTTCTACGACATGGATCAAAATTGTGTTCTTTCCCTCAAAGCCAAGCCTATGATCTCAG GTGGGGTGAGCCGCATGGAGGAGCATGAGGAGCCATTTGACCCTGTGCTCGGTCGAGCATGCATTGCCGAGCCATGGAGGCTCTTATCAGTCGACAATTCGAAGGTACTGAGGAGGGTGAGAGATGAATATGGTTTTGGTGCAAGTGGGGTTGTGTGCTTGGGAGGGTTTAGGAACTTGAGGGCTGTGCATGAGTGGAGAGGGTTGAAGCTGGAGCTGGATGAGACCAACTATGACTTTGGTACAAACTATGAGTTGGAATGTGAGAGTGCTGACCCTGAAAAGCACAAGGAATTGCTTGAGGACTTCCTCAAAGAGAATGGAGTGCAATATTCATATTCTAATGTTTCTAAGTTTGCCATTTTTCAGTCCAGGAAGTTGCCTCAATGA
- the LOC112798129 gene encoding small nuclear ribonucleoprotein SmD1a — protein sequence MKLVRFLMKLNNETVSIELKNGTIVHGTITGVDISMNTHLKTVKMTLKGKNPVTLDHLSVRGNNIRYYILPDSLNLETLLVEETPRVKPKKPTAGKPLGRGRGRGRGRGRGRGR from the exons ATGAAGCTCGtcag GTTTTTAATGAAGTTAAACAATGAAACTGTGTCAATTGAGCTCAAGAATGGTACCATTGTTCATGGCACCATTACAG GTGTTGATATTAGTATGAACACACATTTGAAAACAGTTAAAATGACTCTGAAAGGGAAAAATCCGGTGACTCTGGATCATCTCAGTGTGAGGGGTAACAACATCCGTTACTATATTCTTCCCGACAGCTTGAATCTCGAGACTTTGCTTGTTGAGGAGACACCTAGGGTCAAACCCAAGAAGCCAACTGCCG GGAAGCCTTTGGGGAGAGGACGGGGACGCGGGCGTGGACGTGGTCGTGGTCGCGGCCGTTGA